In one window of Leptospira hartskeerlii DNA:
- a CDS encoding efflux RND transporter periplasmic adaptor subunit, whose translation MIPTVPKKKLLTLSTISFGVIFLCYIFYQQIHSAEEFRKEALEASIPNVSVVSPTPPNPLETITLPGTVRAWYEAVIYAQVPGYVKMWYKDYGAEVKEGDVLARIKVPALDAEYAQAEADLDSQKAKYKLAAVTADRYLALRSSHAVSEQSISVAVADKNSEEAKLKSAEKNVDKYKARINFKTIVAPFNGVVIQRNINVGDYVTQEGNIDDSKTPSNLFTVADIHRMRLFVSVPGTFAYLLKPGLTAELTVQQFPNRKFVANFLTLSKGFDLNMRTVIAEFTIDNKDRSLWPGSYAQVTLTAPVKKDLLTIPSSSLVFDENGTQVATVTQDNKVHFKPITVNKIIDSIIEVRDGVSTNDRIVNNPSASLLEGDQVRVVEPRTGYTSKEEGSKLEPVASK comes from the coding sequence ATGATCCCAACAGTACCTAAAAAGAAACTTTTAACATTATCCACAATCTCATTCGGAGTCATATTTCTGTGCTATATATTCTATCAACAAATACATAGCGCCGAAGAGTTCCGAAAGGAAGCCTTGGAAGCATCCATTCCGAACGTTTCCGTAGTAAGTCCTACACCTCCCAATCCTTTAGAGACGATTACTCTACCTGGAACAGTTCGCGCATGGTATGAGGCGGTGATCTATGCTCAGGTCCCTGGTTATGTGAAGATGTGGTATAAAGACTATGGAGCAGAAGTAAAAGAAGGAGACGTACTTGCACGGATCAAAGTCCCCGCCCTAGATGCGGAATATGCGCAAGCAGAGGCAGACTTAGATTCCCAAAAAGCGAAATACAAACTAGCAGCAGTTACCGCGGATAGATATCTAGCATTAAGAAGTTCTCATGCTGTTTCAGAACAGTCCATTTCGGTAGCTGTAGCGGATAAAAATTCCGAAGAAGCTAAACTGAAATCTGCTGAAAAGAATGTGGATAAGTATAAAGCCAGGATCAATTTCAAAACGATAGTCGCTCCTTTTAATGGAGTAGTGATCCAAAGAAATATAAACGTGGGTGATTACGTAACACAAGAAGGAAATATTGATGATAGCAAAACACCTTCCAACCTATTTACTGTAGCAGATATCCATAGAATGCGTTTATTCGTTTCTGTTCCGGGAACTTTCGCTTATTTATTGAAGCCTGGACTAACTGCGGAACTTACTGTGCAACAATTTCCGAATCGAAAATTCGTAGCAAACTTCCTTACTCTCTCTAAAGGTTTCGACCTGAATATGAGAACGGTAATTGCAGAATTCACGATAGATAATAAGGACAGATCCTTATGGCCCGGTTCTTATGCGCAAGTGACTCTCACTGCGCCTGTTAAGAAAGATCTTTTGACAATACCTTCCAGCTCTTTGGTCTTCGATGAAAACGGCACTCAAGTTGCAACTGTCACCCAAGATAATAAGGTTCATTTCAAACCGATCACTGTGAACAAGATCATAGATTCTATTATAGAAGTAAGAGACGGAGTTAGCACAAACGACCGAATTGTGAATAATCCTTCTGCCTCTTTATTGGAAGGAGATCAGGTTAGAGTGGTAGAACCAAGAACTGGATACACCTCTAAGGAAGAAGGTTCAAAACTTGAACCAGTAGCATCCAAATGA
- a CDS encoding NHL repeat-containing protein: protein MNDTSTNCSFVNECGILKKGESAKIVIGQPDFTSNVFGSGTNQVGGNGFALDHQGGAWISDGNHDRVMHFSAPLSTNQNADIILTLSASTVPRAIAVDASGGLWVTLSLGDAVIHFPAGMNSSTPSDITLGTGSGTTTQNTMNNPFGVTVDSAGGVWIADYFNSRVLHFSPPLTSSMNADIVLGQADFTSYGGATAANRMVNPFGVAVDSSGHVWVSDTGNHRILRFTPPFSIGMNADLVIGQPDFVTATSATNQATLSNPNGVSFAANGALWVADNGNQRAVRFSPPFSNGQAADNVLGEPDFVTTNSTMTVSDKLVGGVPAVAVAPCGVWVADATNFRVLFFP from the coding sequence TTGAACGATACTTCCACTAATTGCTCTTTTGTAAATGAATGCGGAATCCTAAAGAAAGGAGAATCTGCTAAGATCGTTATAGGGCAGCCCGATTTCACAAGCAATGTTTTCGGGTCGGGTACAAACCAAGTTGGAGGTAACGGCTTTGCATTGGATCACCAAGGAGGAGCTTGGATATCGGATGGGAATCATGACCGTGTAATGCACTTCTCCGCTCCTTTGAGTACCAATCAAAATGCAGATATCATACTTACTTTAAGTGCTTCTACCGTGCCTAGGGCTATAGCTGTGGATGCTAGTGGAGGTCTTTGGGTGACTTTAAGTTTAGGAGATGCGGTTATCCACTTTCCTGCCGGAATGAATTCGAGCACTCCATCTGATATTACTCTTGGGACCGGATCTGGCACGACTACTCAAAATACAATGAATAACCCATTCGGAGTTACGGTAGATTCTGCTGGCGGGGTTTGGATTGCGGATTATTTCAATAGCAGGGTCTTGCATTTTTCTCCTCCATTGACTTCATCTATGAACGCAGATATCGTTCTTGGACAAGCGGATTTCACTTCCTATGGAGGGGCGACTGCTGCTAATCGAATGGTCAATCCATTTGGGGTTGCGGTAGATTCTAGTGGGCATGTATGGGTTTCTGATACTGGCAATCATCGTATCCTTCGGTTTACTCCACCTTTTTCGATCGGAATGAATGCGGATCTTGTAATCGGGCAGCCTGATTTTGTTACCGCTACTTCCGCTACGAATCAAGCTACCTTATCAAATCCGAATGGAGTAAGCTTTGCTGCAAATGGAGCGCTTTGGGTAGCTGATAATGGAAACCAAAGGGCAGTCCGCTTTTCTCCTCCATTTTCAAACGGTCAAGCAGCGGATAATGTTCTAGGAGAGCCGGACTTTGTGACCACAAATTCCACAATGACCGTATCCGATAAACTAGTTGGTGGTGTTCCTGCGGTAGCTGTGGCTCCTTGCGGAGTATGGGTTGCTGATGCAACTAATTTTAGAGTGTTATTCTTTCCTTAA
- a CDS encoding phospholipase, with the protein MLKFKYYSSLICIFSLSLFATPAEAWWNHFLFNRPALEAMPELVSAPKVKVESIEDFLIKEQDKLIPLMRDMEKEANLNYDKSAPLPEALSFKGGDRKTIRNHFLRALRLNTGTPLGYFLQHLPGHSPLGKKSDPMTVSIYGERDLKQDYEFYDIRIGDLVSPLEVLATAGDEPDFGLDLNLFEDNGEIFGKDYGFGIQSFGDPKVYYATQVPFHIGYYHESPIIFAAAGFLTRTYPQYRVYQFMTLSRYAFQTGHTYWGYRFLGWGMHYIADLTQPYHSRVLPNFGTISMLWINLKAILGFESAKNDAIDRISNRHTTIEKYHFSTLRNAYRTKNLAHPFILSVKQTDLDNNFGNYDHTYIVDVVTRQSYDISDRIDALIDESNLLNGFSEGKLLPEINQKSLVDLDSTITDHMKSVGSHIRNYVRAGLKYD; encoded by the coding sequence GTGCTCAAATTCAAATATTATTCTAGTCTAATCTGTATCTTCTCACTTAGTTTGTTTGCTACACCTGCGGAAGCATGGTGGAATCACTTTCTATTCAACCGACCTGCACTCGAAGCTATGCCAGAATTGGTATCAGCACCTAAGGTAAAGGTTGAATCGATCGAAGATTTTTTAATTAAAGAACAAGACAAACTTATCCCTCTTATGAGGGATATGGAGAAAGAAGCAAATCTCAACTACGATAAAAGCGCTCCTCTTCCGGAAGCACTCTCATTCAAAGGTGGAGACAGAAAGACGATAAGGAATCATTTTCTAAGAGCGCTTAGGTTGAATACCGGAACACCGTTAGGTTATTTTTTGCAACATCTTCCGGGACATTCTCCTCTCGGAAAAAAATCCGACCCCATGACAGTGAGCATCTATGGAGAGAGGGATCTGAAACAAGATTACGAATTTTATGATATTCGAATAGGAGATCTTGTAAGCCCTTTAGAGGTGCTTGCGACAGCAGGCGATGAACCGGATTTCGGACTGGACCTGAATCTATTTGAAGATAACGGAGAAATTTTCGGAAAAGATTACGGTTTTGGAATACAATCCTTTGGGGATCCCAAGGTCTATTATGCAACTCAAGTGCCGTTTCATATAGGTTACTATCATGAATCTCCTATCATTTTCGCTGCGGCTGGATTTCTGACCCGCACTTATCCTCAGTACAGAGTATATCAATTCATGACACTTTCTCGTTATGCTTTTCAGACTGGGCATACGTATTGGGGATATCGGTTTTTAGGCTGGGGAATGCATTATATTGCAGATTTGACTCAACCTTACCATTCCAGAGTCCTTCCAAATTTTGGAACGATCAGTATGCTTTGGATCAATCTAAAGGCAATTCTTGGATTTGAAAGCGCCAAAAACGATGCAATCGATAGGATCTCCAATCGTCATACTACTATCGAAAAATACCATTTTAGTACATTAAGAAATGCATATAGAACTAAAAATTTAGCTCATCCATTTATTCTAAGTGTGAAACAAACCGATCTGGATAATAACTTTGGCAATTATGATCATACTTATATCGTAGATGTAGTAACAAGACAGAGTTACGATATATCAGATCGTATCGACGCTCTTATAGATGAATCGAATCTGCTAAACGGCTTTTCAGAAGGCAAACTTTTACCGGAGATCAATCAAAAGTCATTAGTGGATCTAGATTCTACAATTACGGATCATATGAAAAGTGTTGGCTCTCATATCCGTAATTATGTTAGAGCAGGATTGAAGTACGATTAA
- a CDS encoding Na+/H+ antiporter, whose product MQNILVEYVYLILIILGLVVIANKLGLAYPIVLLIGGLVVSTIPFFQNITITPELVFLIFLPPLLYEAAWQISWKEFWKWRRIIAGFAFPIVIITSCLIALISTSLIPGFTLAIGFLLGGIISPPDSISAVTIMKQTKAPKSVVSIAEGESLLNDASSLIVFRFALAAVITGQFNFQEATFSFVWVVIAGSLIGLAVGLVFYAIHRWLPLTPSIEIVLTFVTPYCMYYLAEHFHVSGVLAVVCGGLLLSSKRQGLLSYASRIQGVNVWNSIVFILNGLIFLLIGLQLPTIVNQLGDIGLKSAILYGLLISFALIATRVIIALCTSGFTRIMSNFIEVTEVNPGWKIPIVLGWAGIRGVVSLAAALSIPLYTIGETPFPYRNLILFITFVVILTTMIFNGLTLPWLIRKLNVEDFQTPVPIHRQEVMIQKKLAMESLHYLEDRSKSGSRKNKHLKNLISRLKTELGYFEEELKGMSGTLSGERKEYGDVFLELLQFQRDVLNRLNHDSGFDEEVIRKFHALIDIEEFKTRESD is encoded by the coding sequence ATGCAAAACATCCTAGTTGAATACGTTTATTTAATTTTGATCATTCTTGGGTTGGTCGTGATTGCCAACAAATTGGGACTTGCTTATCCAATTGTTCTTTTGATCGGCGGACTTGTTGTCAGTACAATTCCGTTCTTCCAAAATATTACAATTACTCCTGAACTTGTTTTTTTAATTTTCCTTCCTCCATTATTGTACGAGGCAGCTTGGCAAATTTCCTGGAAAGAGTTTTGGAAATGGAGAAGGATCATTGCAGGTTTTGCATTTCCTATAGTCATCATCACTTCATGCTTGATTGCTTTGATCTCCACTTCTTTGATCCCTGGATTTACGTTAGCGATCGGTTTTTTATTAGGAGGGATTATATCTCCTCCTGATTCTATTTCTGCCGTTACTATTATGAAACAGACAAAGGCCCCTAAGTCTGTTGTAAGTATCGCAGAAGGAGAAAGTCTGTTGAACGACGCTTCTTCTTTGATCGTGTTTCGATTTGCTTTGGCAGCTGTGATTACCGGGCAGTTTAATTTTCAAGAGGCAACTTTTAGTTTTGTTTGGGTTGTGATTGCAGGCTCATTGATCGGTTTGGCAGTTGGTCTTGTATTTTACGCAATACATCGATGGCTTCCTCTTACTCCAAGTATAGAGATCGTTTTAACTTTTGTAACTCCTTACTGTATGTATTATTTGGCGGAACATTTTCATGTTTCCGGTGTTCTTGCCGTGGTGTGTGGAGGACTTCTTCTTTCTAGTAAGCGTCAAGGCCTATTGAGTTACGCGAGCCGTATCCAAGGTGTGAATGTTTGGAATAGTATCGTATTCATTCTGAATGGGCTGATCTTCCTGTTGATCGGTTTACAGTTACCAACTATCGTAAATCAACTTGGTGATATAGGTTTAAAGAGCGCAATCCTCTATGGACTTCTGATCTCATTCGCTTTGATTGCGACTCGGGTCATTATCGCACTTTGCACATCCGGTTTTACTCGCATCATGAGCAATTTTATTGAAGTTACGGAAGTAAATCCTGGATGGAAAATCCCAATCGTACTTGGATGGGCAGGGATCCGAGGAGTAGTTTCTCTTGCGGCAGCGCTCTCTATTCCATTATACACAATCGGAGAGACTCCGTTTCCGTATCGGAATTTGATCTTATTTATCACATTCGTAGTGATCTTGACTACTATGATCTTTAACGGACTGACTCTTCCGTGGCTTATTAGAAAATTGAATGTAGAGGATTTTCAAACTCCCGTTCCTATACACAGACAAGAAGTGATGATCCAGAAAAAATTGGCTATGGAGTCTCTTCATTATTTAGAAGATAGGAGTAAGAGTGGCTCTCGTAAAAATAAACATCTCAAAAATCTGATCTCCCGTTTAAAAACAGAATTAGGATATTTTGAAGAGGAGCTAAAGGGGATGTCGGGAACTCTTAGTGGCGAAAGAAAAGAATATGGAGACGTATTTTTAGAACTTCTTCAATTCCAGAGAGATGTTTTAAATAGGCTCAATCATGATTCAGGGTTCGACGAAGAAGTGATCCGAAAATTCCATGCACTCATCGATATAGAAGAGTTTAAAACCAGAGAAAGTGACTGA
- a CDS encoding efflux transporter outer membrane subunit — MLLSLAVLLVSCLNGPAFDLAPKYLSPDYVVPDSWSGSGPFVKANPSEGEAIQADWWKLFNDPVLNKLEEQAIAANPDLQAAAERFVQARDAMLKVRSQLIPHLGVGLSGSNNKQSDNRLFRGAGEANQEGTATLGGIASWEPDFWSSIRNSTRAQIYNAQSVAADFALARLSLQAELAADYFTFKGLNAQDTTYRQSIEFYEQSLNLVNERYKGGIAPELDVQRAQYLLSSTQAKRLDIQSKMRVTENAIAILLNRAPSGFKIPPVEEIHVVTFKVPATLPSTLLERRPDIASMERKMALANRNIGIARAAFFPNISFSAGGGFEGGVNLVQLANSFWSYGSTVSLPIFQGGYRRAQLQQAWSAYRETEDIYRSTVLNAFREVENGLTETTYMSEQSQRQDQAVDAASQVQNMTMALYKGGLSNSLELIYAQVNTLDARIDAILVKTELNRASVRLIRALGGGWKNTQLPTDDEIQPFNIFEYTNSKKPDAAGGIDVNADEENSQNKNLTAPVLDK; from the coding sequence ATGCTTTTATCATTGGCTGTCTTATTGGTTTCCTGTTTGAATGGCCCTGCATTCGATCTTGCTCCTAAATACTTAAGTCCCGATTATGTGGTCCCGGATTCTTGGAGCGGATCCGGTCCTTTTGTAAAAGCAAATCCCTCCGAAGGAGAAGCGATACAAGCAGATTGGTGGAAACTTTTTAACGATCCCGTATTAAACAAATTAGAAGAACAAGCAATCGCTGCGAATCCAGATTTGCAAGCTGCTGCAGAAAGATTTGTGCAAGCAAGAGATGCAATGCTCAAAGTCCGTTCCCAGTTGATCCCTCATCTTGGAGTCGGTTTAAGCGGATCCAATAATAAACAATCTGACAATCGACTTTTTAGAGGAGCAGGAGAAGCAAATCAAGAAGGGACCGCTACCTTAGGAGGGATTGCTTCCTGGGAACCTGACTTTTGGTCTTCTATCAGAAATTCCACAAGAGCACAAATTTATAATGCACAGTCGGTGGCCGCAGATTTTGCCTTAGCTCGTTTAAGTCTGCAGGCAGAACTTGCTGCTGATTATTTTACTTTTAAAGGTTTGAATGCTCAAGATACAACATACCGTCAATCGATAGAATTTTATGAACAATCTTTAAATCTTGTAAATGAAAGATACAAGGGAGGCATCGCACCAGAACTGGACGTGCAGAGAGCACAATATCTTCTTTCCAGCACCCAAGCAAAACGTTTAGATATACAATCTAAGATGAGAGTAACTGAGAATGCGATTGCTATCCTACTCAATAGAGCTCCGTCCGGGTTCAAGATCCCCCCAGTGGAAGAGATCCATGTAGTTACGTTTAAAGTACCGGCTACTCTTCCATCCACCCTATTAGAACGTAGACCTGACATCGCTTCCATGGAGCGCAAAATGGCATTAGCTAATCGTAATATAGGAATAGCTCGAGCAGCATTCTTCCCTAATATTTCTTTTAGTGCAGGAGGAGGATTCGAAGGAGGAGTTAATTTAGTCCAACTCGCCAATAGCTTCTGGTCTTACGGTTCCACAGTTTCTCTTCCAATTTTTCAAGGCGGATATCGTAGAGCTCAATTACAACAGGCATGGTCTGCATATCGAGAAACGGAGGATATTTATCGTTCAACAGTTTTAAACGCATTTAGAGAAGTGGAGAATGGACTAACAGAAACTACTTACATGTCGGAGCAATCCCAACGACAGGACCAAGCAGTCGATGCCGCATCCCAAGTACAAAATATGACAATGGCGCTGTACAAAGGCGGCTTAAGTAACAGTTTGGAATTGATCTATGCCCAAGTAAATACTTTAGATGCTCGAATCGATGCAATTCTTGTTAAGACAGAATTAAACAGAGCTTCCGTTAGATTAATTAGAGCATTAGGCGGTGGTTGGAAAAACACTCAATTACCTACTGATGATGAGATCCAACCTTTCAATATATTCGAATATACTAATTCTAAAAAACCGGACGCCGCAGGCGGGATAGATGTAAACGCTGACGAGGAAAACTCTCAGAATAAGAATTTAACTGCACCCGTTTTAGATAAGTGA